CGGCCGGAGCGGCTCCGGCGGCCGGCGCCAAGGCGGCGGCTCCCGCCAAGGGCGCGGCCGCTCCCGCGAAAGGCGCCGCGGCTCCCGCCAAGAAGGAAGAAAAGAAGAAATAGCCCGGGAAGAACTGGGTTTCCCCCCCCGGCTCGGCGCCGGGGGGTTTTTATTTCAGCTCCGCCTCGATCCGCTCCCGGAGCGCCGGATCGCGAACTTCCGCCCGCGCCCGCTCCAGGTGGCGGCGCGCCTCCGCCGGCATGGAGAGCGCCCGGAGCGAGGAAGCGATCTCGAGGTGGCGGCGGGCGCGCGCGTCGGCCTCGGTCAGGGGATAGTGGTCCAGCGCGGCGCGCCAGGCGGCCACCGCCAGATCATGGCGCCCGCGCGCGGCGCGCACCTGCCCCAGCGTGCCCAGAGCGTCGGCCAGGTCGAGTTCCGCGCGCGCCAGCTCCTTCTGCCGCACGGCGCGGATTCCCGGCTGGGTCTGCCGTTCGAAGTCCTCGCGGATCGCTCGGAATTCCGCATCGTACAGGGCGACGGCGCGGTCGGCCAGCCGCTCCGCTTCCTCGAGGTCGCGCCCGAGCGCCGTGAGGACATGGGCCAGGTTGTTGGCGACCTTGGGGTCGGCGGGGTTGAGCGCCTGGGCCCGGCGATACTCTTCCAGCGCCTCCTCGGGGCGGCCGCGCGAAAGCCGGCAGTTTCCCAGTCCGAGGCGCGCTTCGTAGTGGTCGGGGTCGGCCTCCAGCGCCCTGCGGTAAAACGCCTCCGCTTCGTCGTAGCGCCCCTTGGCCTCGAGGTCCGCGCCGGCCAGGAAATCGTCGTCCGCGCGGGAGGGTTCGAGTTCCAGCATGAAGCGCCCCGCGGGGCCCCAGGCTTCCTCCACCTCGGCGTAGGTCAGGAGCCGTTTGGCGTTCCGGTATTCCTCGCAGACGAGGATCCCTTCGCGGTCGTTGTAGCCGCTGACGACGAAGAAGTGGAACCGACCGCCGCCGGAGGCGACCATGATGATGGGCGGGACGCCTCGGTCGACGGCGTTTTTGAGGCGGCCGACGCTGCCCTCGACGAACGTCGCGCGAAGTCCTTTGCGGCGCGCCAGGGGGCCGACCGTGTGGGTGAGGATTCCGGGGGTGTTCGGGTCGCGCACGAGGTGGGAGATTTCCTGGACGGTGATGGGTTTGTTCCAGTACTGGAGGACCGCGCCGAGGGATTCGGGGCCGCAATCGGCGGTGAGGCGGCTCTGGGGAAGCGCGAGGGGGCGGGGCAGGACCACGTATCCGCGCGCGACCGCGTCCGGGGGAAGGGCGTCCACGCGGGTTCCCAGCGCGGAGCAGGCGGAGGTCAGGAGGAGCGCGCCGGGGAGAAGCGTGAGGCGGCTAATCGTTGGTCACCCAGAAATACGCCGCCGCCAACCCGCCGAGGAACGCCGCGCCGATGATCCACTCGTACCAGTAGAGTCCTCCGGCCGCCTGGACGCGGTTGACGTCGGCGGCGAAATAGGCCGTCTCGGCCGGGGTGAGGTCGTCCACGTGGCGCCGGGCCTCGGCCGCCGGGAGGCCCAGCCGCTCGAGGCGGCTCCGGACCGCCTTTTGGGCCTCGGAATCCCGCTCGGCGCGCCGGGAGGGGATCACATCGGCATAGGCCGGCAAAAGCGCCACATGGAGCGCCAGGGCG
This DNA window, taken from Planctomycetota bacterium, encodes the following:
- a CDS encoding tetratricopeptide repeat protein, producing the protein MDALPPDAVARGYVVLPRPLALPQSRLTADCGPESLGAVLQYWNKPITVQEISHLVRDPNTPGILTHTVGPLARRKGLRATFVEGSVGRLKNAVDRGVPPIIMVASGGGRFHFFVVSGYNDREGILVCEEYRNAKRLLTYAEVEEAWGPAGRFMLELEPSRADDDFLAGADLEAKGRYDEAEAFYRRALEADPDHYEARLGLGNCRLSRGRPEEALEEYRRAQALNPADPKVANNLAHVLTALGRDLEEAERLADRAVALYDAEFRAIREDFERQTQPGIRAVRQKELARAELDLADALGTLGQVRAARGRHDLAVAAWRAALDHYPLTEADARARRHLEIASSLRALSMPAEARRHLERARAEVRDPALRERIEAELK